Below is a window of Paraburkholderia azotifigens DNA.
TTGACGGTTGAACGCGAACGGCAAGTCGGCGGGCGCAATGGGCGCGCCCTCTTCGCGCTCGTCGAGCATCTTGACGTAACCGCCAAGCGGCAATGCCGCGATGGTCCACTCCGTGCCCGTCTTCCTGCTGACCCAGCGCGCGAGCGGCTTGCCGAAACCGATCGAAAAACGCAGCACCTTGACGCCGCAGAGGCGGGCGATGCTGTAGTGGCCATACTCATGGACGACCACCAGTACGCCAATCGCGACTGCGAAGGCGACCAGTTCGATCAGCAGGTTCATAAACGCCTCACTGGACGGCGCGTTCCGTTAGGCGAGCGCCCGCCGGCAGACCGTCGATGAAAGCGTGGGCGGCGCGGCGCGCGGCGGCGTCGGCATCGACCACGTCGGCGAGGCTCGTCGCCTCGCGGTTGGGCAGCGCATTCAGCACGGCATCGACCACTTGCGCGATAGCCATGAAACCAATGCGGCGCGACAGGAATGCTTCGACGGCGATCTCGTTGGCGGCGTTCAGCGCCGCGCTCGCGACGCCGCCTTCGGATAGCGCCTTCATGGCGAGCGCGAGGCACGGGAAGCGCGTGTAATCGGGCTTTTCGAACGACAGCTGCGCGATCTGCACGAGGTCGAGTTGCGCGACGCCCGAGTCCACACGATCCGGGAACGCGAGCGCGTGCGCGATGGGCGTGCGCATATCCGGGTTGCCCAGTTGCGCGAGCACCGAACCGTCCGCGTACGACACGAGCGAGTGGATCACGCTCTGCGGATGGATCAGCACTTCGATGCGCTCGCCCGGCAGGTCGAAGAGCCAGTGCGCCTCGATCACTTCGAGGCCTTTGTTCATCATCGTCGCGGAATCGACGGAGATCTTGCGGCCCATCACCCAGTTCGGGTGCTTGCACGCTTCTTCCGGCGTCACGTCGCTAAGCGTGGACGGTTCGCGCGTGCGGAACGGGCCGCCCGACGCCGTGAGAATGATCTTCGACACGCCGCCATGCAGCGCCGATTCGCGCGGCAGACACTGGAAAATCGCGTTGTGCTCGCTGTCGACGGGCAGCAGGATCGCGCCGTTGTCGCGCACCGCGTCCATGAAGATCGAGCCCGACATCACGAGCGCTTCCTTGTTCGCGAGCAGGATGCGCTTGCCCGCGCGCGCGGCCGCGAGGCTCGGCTCGAGACCGGCCGCGCCGACGATCGCGGCGATCACGGTATCGCAGCCGTCGCTCTTCGACACGTCGACCAACGCCTGCGGACCGTATGTGACTTCCGTCTTGCAGCCCGCGGCGCGCAGTTTCGCAGCCACGTCCGCCGCCGTATCGGCATCGCCGACCACGGCCACTTCGGGCTGGAAGCGCAGACATTGCTCGACGAGCTTGTCGCCGTTGCGGTGTGCCGTCAGTGCGTACACCGAGAAACGTTCAGGATGACGCGCGACGACGTCGAGCGTGCTGTCTCCGATCGAGCCCGTGGAACCGAGCAAAGTGAGTCGTTTTTGCATATCTCTTTCTCTAGCCAATGGGCTACGACAATACGAGCATCGCGAGCGGCAGCACCGGCAACAAAGCGTCGATGCGGTCGAGCACGCCGCCATGACCTGGCAGCAGATTGCTCGAATCCTTCACGCCGGCCTGGCGCTTGAGCATCGATTCGAACAGATCGCCCACCACGCTGAACACGACCAGCAAGGTCAGCGTGGCAAACGCACGAGCGGTGCCCAGATGGTCGAGCAGCGCGGAAAACAGGGTCGGCGCGAAGGCGTGGGTGGCTACGGCGACGGCCGCGACGATCATCACGGCCAGCCAGCCGCCGAGCGCGCCTTCCCACGTCTTGCCGGGGCTGATCGACGGCGCGAGCTTGTGCTTGCCGAACGCCTTACCGGCAAAGTATGCGCCGATATCGGCCAGCCAGACCACCAGCAGCAGGGAAAGCACGAATGGCACGCCCGCCATCCGCGCGGCGACGAGGGCATGCCAGCAGGCCGCGAACACGACGACGCCCGCCAGCAGCAGGAACGGCCGCCATGCGCCCTGCGCAAGCGTCGGCTTGCGCAGCAGCACGAATGGGCCGGCAAATATCCAGAAGATTGACGACGCCTGGAAAAGCGGCCGCGGCGCCGTGACGCCCGTGCCGAGTTTCGTGCTGGCGACGAGCGCGAGCGCGGCGACGATCGCGTAGATCACGGGCCCGGCGCCCGGCAGCTTCAGCAGCCGCGCCCATTCCCACGCGGCGAACACGACGACGAACGCGATCAGCGCGCCGAAGCCGCCAATCGGCGCCCACAGCGTGACGGGCAGAAGAATGGCCAGCAGGACGATCGCCGTGATGACACGGGTTTTTAGCATGGAAGCGAATCGACGTTTTGCGATTGCGGTTCGAGTTGCGCGCTGGTGCGGCCGAAGCGGCGCTCACGCCCGGTGTACGAGGCGATCGCCCGGTCGAGCGCTGCGGCGTCGAAATCGGGCCAATAGGCGTCGGTGAAATAGAACTCGGTGTACGCGAGCTGCCACAACAGGAAGTTGCTGATCCGCTGCTCGCCGCCCGTGCGGATGAACAGGTCCGGCTCGGGTGCGTACGCCATCGCGAGGTGTTCGGCGAACGCTTCCTCGTTGATGTCGACGGACTGGCCCGCCGCCACCGACTGCTCGACCAGCTTGCGCGTGGCCTGCATGATGTCCCAGCGGCCGCCGTAGTTCGCGGCAATGGTGAGCGTGAGGCGCGTGTTCTTCGCCGTCTTGGTTTCGGCCCGCGTGATCAGATCGCGGATCTTCTTGTCGAACATCGCGAGATCGCCGACCACCCGCAAACGAATGCCGTTTGCGTGCAGCTTGCCGATTTCGCGCTCGAGCGCGGTGACGAACAGGCGCATCAGGAACGACACTTCGTCGGTCGGGCGGCGCCAGTTTTCAGAACTGAAGGCGAACAGCGTCAGATATTCGACGCCCTGGCGCGCGCAGGCTTCGACAGCTGCACGCACGGCGTCGACGCCGCGGGTGTGACCCGCGACGCGCGGGAGACGGCGCTGAGTCGCCCAACGGCCATTGCCGTCCATGATGATCGCGATGTGACGCGGTACAGCTGCCACGTCAGGTACGCGAACGGTTGAGCTTGTATAGGTCATGGCCGTCGGGTAAAGCTAAAGAAAGGAACGATGATCAGTGAAAGTTTGCATGTCCGGTTTGCACCAGAGCATCAAACCGTCATGATCTCGCCTTCCTTGGTTTGCACGAGCTTGTCGATCTCGGCCACGAACTTGTCCGTCAGCTTCTGGACGTCGTCGCCGGCGCGGCGCTCGTCGTCTTCCGAGATTTCCTTGTCCTTCACGAGCTTCTTCAGCTGCTCGTTCGCGTCGCGGCGCAGATTGCGCACCGCCACCTTCGCCGTTTCGCCTTCGCTCTTGACGATCTTCGTGAGTTCCTTGCGGCGCTCTTCCGTCAGCGGGGGCATCGGCACGCGGATCACATCGCCATGCGACGCCGGGTTCAGGCCCAGATCCGATTCGCGGATCGCCTTTTCGATGACGGGAACCATCTTCTTTTCCCACGCCTGCACGCCAATCGTGCGGGCGTCGACGAGCGTCAGGTTCGCGACCTGCGAAATGGGTACGGGCGAACCGTAGTAGTCGACCTGGATATGATCGAGCAGACCCGTGTGAGCACGGCCCGTGCGGATCTTCGACAGATCGTTCTTGAACGCGTCGATCGAGCGCTGCATCTTCTGCTCAGCGCCTTTCTTGATGTCAGCCACAGACATGATTAAACCTCCGAACCTTCAAAACGATGCGGGCCCGCCAGCGCGAGAGGCGCAGCCTGAGCCCGCGTTCAAGCCCACAGAATGAAAGAGAGTTTACACGTGGACGAGCGTGCCTTCGTCTTCGCCCTGCACGATGCGTTTGAGCGCGCCCGGCTTCACGATCGAAAACACGCGGATCGGCAGCTTCTGGTCGCGGCACAACGCGAACGCCGTCGCGTCCATCACCTGCAGGTTGCGGCCAATTGCCTCGTCGAAACTGATCGTCGTGTAGCGCGTCGCCGACGGATCCTTCTTGGGATCCGCCGAGTAGACGCCGTCGACCTTGGTCGCCTTCAGCACCACTTCGGCGCCGACTTCCGAGCCGCGCAGCGCAGCCGCCGTGTCGGTCGTGAAGAACGGATTGCCCGTGCCGGCCGCGAAAATCACGACCTTGCCCTCTTCCAGCTGGCGGATTGCGCGCGGGCGGATGTAAGGCTCGACCACCTGATCCATGCGCAGCGCCGACTGCACGCGTGCCTCGATGCCGGCGTGACGCATTGCATCCTGCAGCGCCAGCGCGTTCATCATCGTGGCCAGCATGCCCATGTAGTCAGCCGTTGCACGGTCCATGCCCGCTGCGCCGCCCGCCACGCCGCGAAAGATATTGCCGCCGCCGATCACCACGGCCAGCTGCGTACCGAGCCGCACTACCTCGGCCACGTCCGCCACCATTCTTTCGATCGTCGCACGATTGATGCCGAATGCATCATCGCCCATCAGGGCTTCGCCAGAGAGTTTGAGGAGGACGCGTTTATAGGCAGTGGGCATAGAGATATCCGGATCGCGCTGAGCAGGGCAAAAAGCCGCCAAACAACAAGGAACTAACTGTAGGGGTGAAATACGGGTTCGGGCAAGCGCCGCCAAATTGACGCGCCTCGACGATCGGTCGAAGCCTGCCAACCGGGCGACTGCGGCGCACTTTTCGCGCGGCGCAGCCCAAGGGCGCTGCCGGCCGCGGCGAAGTCCAGCCCCGCCGCGGGTCAAACGGTACTGCGTGAAACTTAAACGATGCTTATTGTTGCTTTGCAGCAGCAACTTGCGCAGCGACTTCAGCCGCGAAATCGTCCTGGCGCTTCTCGATGCCTTCGCCGACCACGAACAGCGCGAACTTCTGCACGCTTGCGCCCGCTGCCTTCAGCATCTGCTCGATCGTCTGCTTGTCGTTCTTCACGAACGGCTGGTTCAGCAGCGACACTTCCTTCAGGTACTTCTGCACCGAACCGTCGACCATCTTCGCGACGATCTCAGCCGGCTTGCCCGATTCGGCAGCCTTCTGTTCGGCGATGCTGCGTTCCTTCGCGATCAGGTCGACGGGAACTTCGTCCGACGACAGCGAAACCGGCTTCATGGCCGCAATGTGCATCGCGACGTCCTTGCCGACCTGCTCGTCCGCGCCCGTGTACTCGACCAGCACGCCGATGCGCGTGCCGTGCAGGTACGCTGCCAGCTTGTTCGACGTTTCGAAGCGTGCGAAGCGGCGGATCGACAGGTTTTCACCGATCTTGCCGACCAGCGCCGAGCGCACTGCGTCGACCGTCGAGCCGTCGAGCGCCAGCGCCGACAGCGCAGCGACGTCAGCCGGGTTCTGCTTGACGACCAGTTCCGCGACCTTCTTCGTGAAGCCGATGAAGTCGTCGTTCTTCGAAACGAAGTCGGTTTCGCAGTTCAGTTCGACGATCGCGCCAGCGCCGCCTTCGATAAACGAAGCGATCACGCCTTCAGCCGTGACGCGCGACGCTGCCTTGCTTGCCTTGTTGCCGAGCTTCACGCGCAGCAGTTCTTCCGCGCGCGCCATGTCGCCGTCGGCTTCCGTCAGCGCCTTCTTGCATTCCATCATCGGCGCATCGGTCTTCGCGCGCAGTTCTGCCACCATGCTTGCGGTAATTGCCGCCATCATTCGCTCCTTGAGTCTGTCTGTCACACGCCGCCCGCATTCGATGCCGGCGACAGCATTTCGTTTCCGCGCAGCGCACATTTATTTCTTCGGGCGCTGCCGCGTGCCCATTGCGGCACGCTCATTCAGATCGTCGCGACTTAAAAAAAGGGGCCTATAGAGAGCCCCCTTTTTTGCCGGACACAGGGTGCTTTACGCTTCCCCGTTGACCTCGACGAACTCGTCGCCGTCGCCGCCGCGGACAGCCTGCACGACTTCGTTGACCGCGTTCGCACGGCCTTCGACGATCGCGTCGGCCACGCCTTGCGTGTACAGCGCGACTGCCTTGCTGGCGTCGTCGTTACCCGGGATCACGTAATCGATGCCTTCCGGCGAGTGGTTCGTGTCGACCACGGCGATGACGGGGATGCCCAGCTTGTTCGCTTCCGTCACGGCAATCTTGTGATAACCGACGTCCACGACGAAGATTGCGTCAGGAATGCCGCCCATGTCCTTCACGCCGCCGATCGACTTTTGCAGCTTGGCGATTTCGCGTTCGAACAGCAGCGCTTCCTTCTTGCTCATCTTCTCGAGCTCGCCTGCCTCGACAGCTGCTTCCATGTCCTTCAGGCGCTTGATCGAAACCTTCAGCGTCTTGAAGTTGGTCAGCATGCCGCCCAGCCAGCGTGCGTTGACGAACGGCATACCTGCGCGCTGCGCCGATTCCGCGATCGTGTCGCGCGATTGACGCTTCGTGCCGACGAACAGGATCGTGCCGCGGTTCGCTGCCAGTTGACGCACGTACTTCAGCGCGTCGTTGTACATCGGCAGCGTCTTTTCGAGGTTGATGATGTGAATCTTGTTGCGATGGCCGAAAATGAAGGGGGCCATCTTGGGGTTCCAGAAGCGCGTCTGGTGACCGAAGTGGACACCGGCTTCCAGCATCTGACGCATGGTAACTGCCATGAAAATCTCCGCTAGGGTTGGGTCTTAAGCCGGCTGCCGTATCCGCCGCGCCGCCTTCGCCGCTCTCGGGAAGACCTGACGCCGCGAACACCCTGGGTGCGCCGGCTTGCGAATCTCGCGAATTTTCAGTGCGAATTCAGTGAATACACACCCCGCTCGCGAGGAAGTCCGCCGCCAGAGTGGACAAAATATTCAAACTGACGATTGACTTAGCCAAAGAGTATAGCACGCGAGCATTGCAGGACTCAACCTGCCCGGTTGCCCAGGCTTATGCTGCCGGTTGCGCCTCGTGGCGGTTCGGTGGGCACCGACCGGCCGCCGAAGCGGCTCCGGAAGCTCGCCGGCACGCCTGATCGCCCCGCAAAAACCAGCGATCGCGCGAATAAGGTGCGATAATTCCACGATAAACCGCATTTCAGGCCCGACTCATGGCTATTACGCTCAAAAACGAAGACGATATCGCGCAGATGCGCATCGCCGGACGGCTCGCGAGCGAGGTGCTCGACTACATCACCCCGTTCGTCAAACCCGGTGTCACGACGGGCGAACTCGACCGTCTGTGCCACGAATACATGACGAACGTGCAAGGCACGATTCCCGCGCCGCTGAATTACCAGCCGCCCGGCTATCCGCCGTTTCCGAAGGCCGTGTGCACGTCGGTAAACGACGTGATCTGCCACGGCATCCCCGGCGACAAGGCGCTGAAGAACGGCGACGCGCTCAATATCGACGTCACCGTGATCAAGAACGGCTATTACGGCGACACGAGCCGCATGTTCATCGTCGGTGAGGGTTCGATCATGGCGAAGCGCCTCGCCCAGACCACGTACGAATGCATGTGGCTCGGTATCGAGCAGGTGCGCCCGGGCGCGCATCTCGGCGATATCGGCCATGCGATCCAGAAGCACGCGGAAGGGCTTGGCTACAGCGTGGTGCGCGAATATTGCGGGCACGGCATCGGCCAGGTGTTTCACGACGAGCCGCAGATCCTGCATTACGGCCGCCCCGGCACGGGTATCGAACTGCAGGCGGGCATGATCTTCACGATCGAGCCGATGATCAACGCCGGCCGCCGCGATATCCGCACGATGCCCGACCAGTGGACCGTCAAGACCAAGGACCGCAGCCTGTCCGCGCAATGGGAGCACACGATCCTCGTCACGCCGACGGGCTACGAAGTGCTGACCGTGTCGGAAGGCACGCCCGCGCGTCCGCAAATCGTCGCCGCCGCCACGGCCTGATCATCTTTGCCGCCACCCGCCGCCTATGAGTAGCGTTCACGCTGTCGCCCATTCCGATGCCACGTCTCTCAAGGCGGATTACAAGGTGGCCAAGACCCCGCTGCTCGACCGCTTCAAGACCGCGTCCAACGTCGATACGCTGATGCACGCGCTCGCGCGCATCACCGACGACGCGCTGCGCGGCGCCTGGACAGCCTGCGATCTGCCCGCCTCGCTGGCGCTGCTGGCCGTCGGCGGGTACGGGCGCGGCGAACTGGCGCCCCACTCCGACATCGACATTCTCGTGCTGCTGCCCGACGAGCCGATGCCGCATCTCGACGCACGCATTGAGCGCTTCATTGGCCTTGCGTGGGATCTCGGACTGGAACTCGGCAGCAGCGTGCGCACGGTGTCGCAATGCATCGAGGAAGCGGCCAACGACGTCACTGTGCAGACCTCACTGCTCGAAGCGCGGCGCATCGTCGGCAGCACGACGCTGTTTGAGAGCTTTTCGCTGCGCTACCGGGACGCGCTCGATCCGCGCGCATTCTTCCAGGCAAAAGTGCTGGAAATGCGTCAGCGCCATGCGAAATTCCAGGACACGCCCTATTCGCTCGAACCGAATATCAAGGAAAGCCCGGGCGGATTGCGCGACCTTCAGCTGATTCTGTGGATCACACAGGCGGCCAGCTTCGGCAGCAGTTGGCGCGAACTGGATGCACGCGGCCTGATCACCGACCGCGAAGCGCGCGAACTACGTCGCAACGAAGGCTTTCTGAAAACGCTGCGGGCCCGTCTGCACGTGCTGGCGGGGCGTCGCCAGGACATTCTGGTGTTCGACCTGCAGACGCCGCTCGCCGAGAGCTTCGGTTTCAAGGCGACAGCCGCACGCCGCGCGAGCGAACAGCTGATGCGCCGCTATTATTGGGCGGCGAAAGCCGTCACGCAGCTGTCGACGATCCTGATCCAGAACATCGAAGCGCAACTGTTTCCTAGCACAAGCGGCATTACGCGCGTTCTGTCCGATCGTTTCGTCGAAAAGCAGGGCATGCTGGAAATCGCCAGCGACGACGTGTTCGAGCGCGAGCCGAACGCAATTCTCGAAGCCTTTCTGCTCTACGAAAAGACACCCGGCATCAAGGGGCTGTCGGCGCGCACGCTGCGCGCGCTGTACAACGCGCGCGACAAGATGGATCACCGCTGGCGCCGCGATCCGGAAAACCGGCATTTATTCCTGGAAATTCTCAAGCAGCCGGCCGGCATCACGCACGCGATGCGTCTGATGAATCAGACCAGCGTGCTCGGACGCTATCTGCTGAACTTCCGCCGCATCGTCGGACAGATGCAGCATGATCTGTATCACGTCTATACGGTCGATCAGCACATTCTGATGGTGCTTCGGAACATGCGCCGCTTCGCGGTCGCGGAGCACGCGCATGAATATCCGTTCTGCAGCCAGCTGATCGCGAATTTCGAGCGGCCGTACGTGCTGTACGTGGCCGCCCTGTTCCACGACATCGCGAAAGGCCGCGGCGGCGATCACTCGACGCTCGGCATGGCCGACGCGCGCCGTTTCTGCCGCGATCACGACATGTCCGCCGACGACACGGCGCTGGTCGTCTGGCTAGTCCAGCATCACCTGACCATGAGTCAGGTCGCGCAGAAGCAGGACACGAGCGACCCGGAAGTGATCAAGCGTTTCGCCGATCTGGTCGGTACCGAGCGGCGCCTGACCGCGCTGTATCTGCTGACGGTCGCCGACATTCGCGGCACCAGCCCGAAGGTCTGGAATACGTGGAAAGGCAAACTGCTCGAAGACCTGTACCGCGCGACGCTCGCCGTGCTCGGCGGCGCGCGTCCCGATGCGCACTCGGAACTCAAGCAGCGTCAGGAAGAAGCGCTCGCGCTCTTGCGGCTCGAAACGGTGCCCGAGAACGCGCACCGCGCGCTGTGGGACAAGCTCGACGTCGGCTATTTCCTGCGCCACGATGCCGCCGATATCGCGTGGCAGACGCGCGTGCTGCATCGCCATGTCGAGACAGAGACGCCGATCGTGCGCGCGCGGCCGTCGCCCATCGGCGAAGCGTTGCAAGTGCTCGTCTACGTGAAGGACCGCCCCGATCTGTTCGCAGGCATCTGCGCGTATTTCGACCGCAATTCGCTGTCCGTGCTCGATGCACGCGTCAGCACCACCCGACACGGCTACGCGCTCGACAACTTCCTTGTCGCGCACACGGAGCGTGACGTCCATTACCGCGACATCGCCAACCTCGTCGAACAGGAACTGGCAGAGCGCCTGAGAGCGGAAGGCACGCTACTGCCGGAACCGTCGAAGGGCCGTTTGTCGCGCCTGTCGCGCACGTTCCCCGTGACGCCGCGCGTCGACCTGCGGGCCGACGAACGCGGCCAGTATTACATCCTGTCCGTGTCGGCCAACGACCGGCCAGGCCTTCTTTATTCGATCGCGCGCGTGCTGGCCGAGCACCGGGTCGGCGTCCATGCGGCGCGGATCAATACACTCGGCGAACGCGTCGAGGACGTGTTCCTACTGGACGGACACGGCCTCTCGGACAACCGACGACAAATCCAGGTCGAAACGGAGCTGCTGCGCGCGATCGCAGTGTGAGATTTCATGCGAGTCAAACTGACAGCCAAGCATCCGCGGCCGGCTTCGTCCGAACGCGCCCCTGTGCGTTCGGGCAGCAGCACTGCCCGCAAGCCGACCCGATCGGCAGCCCCGGCCGACAAACCCGCTGCGCCGAAGGCACCGCGCGGCAGCGCCGGTGCATCGGCGGGCGCACCCGCTGCGCGCCGCGGCTCGACCACTTCGAGTGACGCGCCAAGGCGTCCGGCCCCGAGGAGCAATGCGGCCGGTGCGCCGGCAGAACGGCGCGGCCCGTCGTCGGGTGCACGCAACGGCGCTTCCGCGCGCTCTGAAGATCGTCCAGCGCGTCCAGCGGGTGCGGGTTCGCGCGAGCGCAGCGATTCCGGTTCG
It encodes the following:
- a CDS encoding 1-deoxy-D-xylulose-5-phosphate reductoisomerase — encoded protein: MQKRLTLLGSTGSIGDSTLDVVARHPERFSVYALTAHRNGDKLVEQCLRFQPEVAVVGDADTAADVAAKLRAAGCKTEVTYGPQALVDVSKSDGCDTVIAAIVGAAGLEPSLAAARAGKRILLANKEALVMSGSIFMDAVRDNGAILLPVDSEHNAIFQCLPRESALHGGVSKIILTASGGPFRTREPSTLSDVTPEEACKHPNWVMGRKISVDSATMMNKGLEVIEAHWLFDLPGERIEVLIHPQSVIHSLVSYADGSVLAQLGNPDMRTPIAHALAFPDRVDSGVAQLDLVQIAQLSFEKPDYTRFPCLALAMKALSEGGVASAALNAANEIAVEAFLSRRIGFMAIAQVVDAVLNALPNREATSLADVVDADAAARRAAHAFIDGLPAGARLTERAVQ
- a CDS encoding phosphatidate cytidylyltransferase — translated: MLKTRVITAIVLLAILLPVTLWAPIGGFGALIAFVVVFAAWEWARLLKLPGAGPVIYAIVAALALVASTKLGTGVTAPRPLFQASSIFWIFAGPFVLLRKPTLAQGAWRPFLLLAGVVVFAACWHALVAARMAGVPFVLSLLLVVWLADIGAYFAGKAFGKHKLAPSISPGKTWEGALGGWLAVMIVAAVAVATHAFAPTLFSALLDHLGTARAFATLTLLVVFSVVGDLFESMLKRQAGVKDSSNLLPGHGGVLDRIDALLPVLPLAMLVLS
- the uppS gene encoding polyprenyl diphosphate synthase — its product is MTYTSSTVRVPDVAAVPRHIAIIMDGNGRWATQRRLPRVAGHTRGVDAVRAAVEACARQGVEYLTLFAFSSENWRRPTDEVSFLMRLFVTALEREIGKLHANGIRLRVVGDLAMFDKKIRDLITRAETKTAKNTRLTLTIAANYGGRWDIMQATRKLVEQSVAAGQSVDINEEAFAEHLAMAYAPEPDLFIRTGGEQRISNFLLWQLAYTEFYFTDAYWPDFDAAALDRAIASYTGRERRFGRTSAQLEPQSQNVDSLPC
- the frr gene encoding ribosome recycling factor; its protein translation is MSVADIKKGAEQKMQRSIDAFKNDLSKIRTGRAHTGLLDHIQVDYYGSPVPISQVANLTLVDARTIGVQAWEKKMVPVIEKAIRESDLGLNPASHGDVIRVPMPPLTEERRKELTKIVKSEGETAKVAVRNLRRDANEQLKKLVKDKEISEDDERRAGDDVQKLTDKFVAEIDKLVQTKEGEIMTV
- the pyrH gene encoding UMP kinase yields the protein MPTAYKRVLLKLSGEALMGDDAFGINRATIERMVADVAEVVRLGTQLAVVIGGGNIFRGVAGGAAGMDRATADYMGMLATMMNALALQDAMRHAGIEARVQSALRMDQVVEPYIRPRAIRQLEEGKVVIFAAGTGNPFFTTDTAAALRGSEVGAEVVLKATKVDGVYSADPKKDPSATRYTTISFDEAIGRNLQVMDATAFALCRDQKLPIRVFSIVKPGALKRIVQGEDEGTLVHV
- the tsf gene encoding translation elongation factor Ts is translated as MAAITASMVAELRAKTDAPMMECKKALTEADGDMARAEELLRVKLGNKASKAASRVTAEGVIASFIEGGAGAIVELNCETDFVSKNDDFIGFTKKVAELVVKQNPADVAALSALALDGSTVDAVRSALVGKIGENLSIRRFARFETSNKLAAYLHGTRIGVLVEYTGADEQVGKDVAMHIAAMKPVSLSSDEVPVDLIAKERSIAEQKAAESGKPAEIVAKMVDGSVQKYLKEVSLLNQPFVKNDKQTIEQMLKAAGASVQKFALFVVGEGIEKRQDDFAAEVAAQVAAAKQQ
- the rpsB gene encoding 30S ribosomal protein S2; translated protein: MAVTMRQMLEAGVHFGHQTRFWNPKMAPFIFGHRNKIHIINLEKTLPMYNDALKYVRQLAANRGTILFVGTKRQSRDTIAESAQRAGMPFVNARWLGGMLTNFKTLKVSIKRLKDMEAAVEAGELEKMSKKEALLFEREIAKLQKSIGGVKDMGGIPDAIFVVDVGYHKIAVTEANKLGIPVIAVVDTNHSPEGIDYVIPGNDDASKAVALYTQGVADAIVEGRANAVNEVVQAVRGGDGDEFVEVNGEA
- the map gene encoding type I methionyl aminopeptidase; the protein is MAITLKNEDDIAQMRIAGRLASEVLDYITPFVKPGVTTGELDRLCHEYMTNVQGTIPAPLNYQPPGYPPFPKAVCTSVNDVICHGIPGDKALKNGDALNIDVTVIKNGYYGDTSRMFIVGEGSIMAKRLAQTTYECMWLGIEQVRPGAHLGDIGHAIQKHAEGLGYSVVREYCGHGIGQVFHDEPQILHYGRPGTGIELQAGMIFTIEPMINAGRRDIRTMPDQWTVKTKDRSLSAQWEHTILVTPTGYEVLTVSEGTPARPQIVAAATA
- a CDS encoding [protein-PII] uridylyltransferase, translated to MSSVHAVAHSDATSLKADYKVAKTPLLDRFKTASNVDTLMHALARITDDALRGAWTACDLPASLALLAVGGYGRGELAPHSDIDILVLLPDEPMPHLDARIERFIGLAWDLGLELGSSVRTVSQCIEEAANDVTVQTSLLEARRIVGSTTLFESFSLRYRDALDPRAFFQAKVLEMRQRHAKFQDTPYSLEPNIKESPGGLRDLQLILWITQAASFGSSWRELDARGLITDREARELRRNEGFLKTLRARLHVLAGRRQDILVFDLQTPLAESFGFKATAARRASEQLMRRYYWAAKAVTQLSTILIQNIEAQLFPSTSGITRVLSDRFVEKQGMLEIASDDVFEREPNAILEAFLLYEKTPGIKGLSARTLRALYNARDKMDHRWRRDPENRHLFLEILKQPAGITHAMRLMNQTSVLGRYLLNFRRIVGQMQHDLYHVYTVDQHILMVLRNMRRFAVAEHAHEYPFCSQLIANFERPYVLYVAALFHDIAKGRGGDHSTLGMADARRFCRDHDMSADDTALVVWLVQHHLTMSQVAQKQDTSDPEVIKRFADLVGTERRLTALYLLTVADIRGTSPKVWNTWKGKLLEDLYRATLAVLGGARPDAHSELKQRQEEALALLRLETVPENAHRALWDKLDVGYFLRHDAADIAWQTRVLHRHVETETPIVRARPSPIGEALQVLVYVKDRPDLFAGICAYFDRNSLSVLDARVSTTRHGYALDNFLVAHTERDVHYRDIANLVEQELAERLRAEGTLLPEPSKGRLSRLSRTFPVTPRVDLRADERGQYYILSVSANDRPGLLYSIARVLAEHRVGVHAARINTLGERVEDVFLLDGHGLSDNRRQIQVETELLRAIAV